The following are encoded together in the Lathyrus oleraceus cultivar Zhongwan6 chromosome 3, CAAS_Psat_ZW6_1.0, whole genome shotgun sequence genome:
- the LOC127127107 gene encoding putative ripening-related protein 1 codes for MECFFSNTFIFLLLFFFLTNSLCIKAQKCHPNGIVKGKSPSGHCSHENDLCCVPGKKYHTYKCSPLVSSHTKAYLTLNSFEKGGDGDGPSTCDGKYHSDETPVVALSTGWFNTKRRCLHNITINGNGQSVVAMVVDECDSSKGCDAKHNYQPPCANNIVDASMAVWKALGVPRNQWGGLDITWSDV; via the coding sequence ATGGAGTGCTTCTTCTCAAATACATTCATTTTTCTCTTACTCTTTTTCTTCTTGACAAATTCTCTATGCATTAAAGCTCAAAAATGTCACCCTAATGGTATCGTAAAAGGTAAAAGCCCTTCCGGGCATTGCAGTCACGAGAATGACTTATGTTGTGTACCAGGTAAGAAATATCACACGTACAAATGTTCACCACTGGTGTCTAGTCACACGAAGGCATATCTCACTCTTAACAGTTTTGAAAAAGGTGGAGATGGTGACGGCCCTTCAACATGTGATGGCAAATATCATTCCGATGAAACGCCGGTGGTGGCACTATCCACTGGATGGTTCAACACTAAGAGAAGGTGCCTTCATAATATCACCATAAATGGGAATGGTCAAAGTGTGGTTGCAATGGTAGTTGATGAGTGTGACTCATCAAAGGGGTGTGATGCAAAACATAATTATCAACCACCATGTGCCAATAATATTGTTGATGCTTCAATGGCTGTGTGGAAAGCCTTAGGTGTCCCTAGGAACCAATGGGGTGGGTTGGATATTACATGGTCAGATGTTTGA
- the LOC127127104 gene encoding kiwellin-1: protein MKSFYPKVSFLLLFTLILTSCLFSQAQKCRPNGRIRGKKAPSGQCNKENDSDCCVRGKMYTTYECSPSVSTHTKAYLTLNSFEKGGDGGGPSACDNQYHSDDTPVVALSTGWFNDKSRCLNKITVSGNGKSVVAMVVDECDSTMGCDEEHDYQPPCPNNIVDASKAVWEALGVPKEQWGGLDITWSDA, encoded by the coding sequence ATGAAGAGTTTTTACCCCAAAGtttcttttcttttattgtttACTCTTATTTTAACAAGTTGCCTATTTTCTCAAGCACAAAAGTGTCGTCCAAATGGTAGAATCCGAGGAAAGAAAGCTCCATCAGGACAATGCAACAAAGAGAATGACTCTGATTGTTGTGTCCGAGGGAAAATGTACACGACATATGAGTGTTCACCATCCGTGTCTACTCATACTAAGGCTTATCTAACTCTTAATAGTTTTGAGAAAGGTGGAGACGGAGGTGGACCTTCAGCATGTGATAATCAGTACCATTCTGATGACACTCCTGTTGTTGCACTTTCCACTGGATGGTTCAATGACAAGAGCAGGTGTCTGAACAAGATTACTGTAAGTGGTAATGGAAAAAGTGTGGTGGCCATGGTTGTTGATGAGTGTGACTCTACAATGGGGTGTGATGAAGAACATGATTACCAACCTCCATGTCCAAACAACATTGTGGATGCTTCCAAGGCTGTGTGGGAAGCTTTAGGTGTTCCTAAAGAACAATGGGGTGGCCTTGACATTACATGGTCAGATGCTTGA
- the LOC127127103 gene encoding 60S ribosomal protein L8-3 yields the protein MGRVIRAQRKGAGSVFKSHTHHRKGPARFRSLDFGERNGYLKGVVTDVIHDPGRGAPLAKVTFRHPFRYKKQNELFVAAEGLYTGQFIYCGKKATLVVGNVLPLRSIPEGAVICNVEGHVGDRGVFARASGDYAIVISHNPDNDTSRIKLPSGAKKIVPSDCRAMIGQVAGGGRTEKPMLKAGNAYHKFRVKRNCWPKVRGVAMNPVEHPHGGGNHQHIGHASTVRRDAPPGQKVGLIAAKRTGRLRGQAAASAAKADK from the exons ATGGGTCGTGTGATTAGGGCACAACGTAAGGGAGCGGGTTCAGTTTTCAAATCTCACACGCATCACCGGAAGGGACCTGCTCGTTTCCGCAGTCTCGATTTCGGCGAGCGTAACGGTTACCTCAAGGGAGTTGTTACTGATGTTATCCACGATCCAGGTCGTGGTGCTCCTCTTGCCAAGGTTACTTTCCGTCATCCTTTCCGTTACAAGAAGCAGAATGAGCTTTTTGTTGCGGCTGAGGGTTTGTACACCGGTCAGTTCATTTACTGTGGGAAAAAGGCTACTCTAGTTGTTGGTAATGTGCTTCCTCTCAGATCTATCCCTGAGGGAGCTGTTATCTGCAACGTCGAAGGACATGTTGGTGACCGTGGTGTCTTTGCCAGAGCCTCCGGTGATTATGCTATTGTTATCAGTCACAACCCTGATAACGACACCTCTAG GATCAAGCTTCCTTCAGGTGCAAAGAAGATTGTGCCAAGTGATTGCAGGGCTATGATTGGTCAAGTTGCTGGCGGTGGTAGAACTGAGAAGCCTATGTTGAAGGCTGGTAATGCATACCACAAGTTTAGGGTGAAGAGGAACTGCTGGCCTAAGGTTCGTGGTGTGGCTATGAATCCAGTTGAGCATCCCCATGGAGGAGGTAACCACCAGCATATTGGTCATGCTAGTACTGTCAGACGTGATGCACCTCCTGGACAGAAGGTTGGTCTCATTGCTGCCAAGAGGACTGGGCGACTCAGGGGTCAAGCTGCTGCAAGTGCTGCCAAGGCCGACAAATAA